In Paenibacillus sp. FSL M7-0420, a single genomic region encodes these proteins:
- a CDS encoding GNAT family N-acetyltransferase: MYIRTLTPPDAESYRALRLQSLQLHPEAFLSSYESEVKLSIETTRIRLDSSDEHFTLGAFLDGEQQLAGMATLFRESRPKVQHKANVYAVYVDPVARKHGVGRALMLELIARAKAAPGLELLTLTVTSNNAPAKRLYESLGFIRYGTEPKAMKLGSEYLDEDLMVLIL, from the coding sequence ATGTACATCAGAACACTGACCCCCCCGGACGCCGAAAGCTACCGTGCGCTTCGTTTGCAGTCGCTGCAGCTGCACCCGGAAGCTTTCCTTAGCTCTTATGAATCGGAAGTGAAGCTGTCTATCGAGACTACCCGGATTAGGCTGGACTCCTCGGATGAGCATTTCACCCTGGGTGCCTTCTTGGACGGGGAGCAGCAGCTGGCGGGAATGGCTACCTTGTTCCGGGAGAGCAGGCCCAAGGTTCAGCACAAAGCTAATGTCTATGCAGTATATGTAGATCCGGTTGCCCGTAAACATGGCGTGGGACGCGCGCTGATGCTGGAGCTGATTGCACGGGCGAAGGCCGCACCGGGGCTAGAGCTGCTGACGCTGACCGTAACCTCCAATAACGCTCCGGCCAAAAGGCTCTACGAATCCCTTGGATTCATCCGCTACGGCACAGAGCCGAAGGCGATGAAGCTTGGCAGCGAGTACCTGGATGAGGATCTGATGGTGCTGATTCTGTAG
- a CDS encoding DUF1304 domain-containing protein, with protein sequence MMTVSLILVALVALEHVYILVLEMFLWTTPRAQKAFGLTPAFAQETKSLAANQGLYNGFLAAGLIWGLLHPSADFGYQLQLFFLICVAVAAIYGGLTSKRSILLMQGLPAFLALAATLIAHL encoded by the coding sequence ATGATGACTGTAAGTTTAATTCTTGTTGCCTTAGTAGCACTAGAGCATGTGTACATACTAGTACTGGAGATGTTTCTGTGGACAACCCCGAGAGCACAGAAGGCGTTCGGATTGACCCCCGCCTTCGCACAGGAGACGAAATCGCTGGCAGCCAATCAGGGCTTATATAACGGCTTCCTCGCAGCCGGTCTAATCTGGGGCCTGCTGCATCCAAGCGCGGACTTCGGTTACCAGCTGCAATTGTTCTTCCTGATCTGTGTGGCGGTTGCGGCCATCTACGGCGGACTTACCTCCAAGAGATCCATCCTGCTGATGCAAGGCCTCCCGGCCTTTCTGGCGCTGGCGGCCACATTGATCGCACATCTGTAA
- a CDS encoding methyl-accepting chemotaxis protein encodes MKNIVRSLEDIVNLAPILKAAFPYDISIAVCDTVKFLAYYPGDSIDLGIREGQVIQPDEPLYYALKHDEHSVANVPKEYYGYEFVGTVLPVHDEEERVCGAVCIQVRRQTELREIADRIALSLNQANNRISQVADGSGLLASYSQRLLAQSESTAHSVHKSSEVLAILRKVADQTHLLGINAAIEAAHAGERGRGFDIVAREIRKFSQETEQSAQRIRDTLREIQAAMKGIGQSIGQIASVGQEQAASTQEISSFIEEIRAMSEQLNQFAQKL; translated from the coding sequence ATGAAAAACATCGTCCGCTCTCTTGAAGATATAGTGAATCTGGCACCGATTCTGAAAGCTGCCTTTCCATATGATATATCGATTGCTGTCTGTGATACAGTGAAGTTCCTTGCCTATTACCCCGGCGATTCCATCGATCTGGGCATCCGGGAAGGGCAGGTAATTCAGCCAGACGAGCCTCTGTATTATGCACTTAAGCATGATGAACACTCGGTAGCCAATGTTCCCAAGGAATACTACGGTTATGAATTCGTCGGTACGGTGCTGCCGGTCCATGATGAAGAGGAAAGGGTCTGCGGAGCAGTTTGTATCCAGGTGCGCAGACAGACCGAGCTGCGGGAGATCGCTGACCGGATTGCGTTATCGCTGAATCAGGCCAATAATAGAATCAGCCAGGTCGCCGACGGCTCAGGCCTGCTTGCAAGTTACTCGCAGAGGCTGCTGGCCCAGTCAGAGTCGACAGCCCATAGTGTCCACAAAAGCAGTGAAGTGCTGGCCATTCTGAGGAAGGTTGCCGACCAGACGCATCTGCTTGGAATTAATGCGGCCATTGAGGCCGCCCATGCCGGAGAGAGGGGCCGGGGCTTCGACATTGTCGCCAGAGAAATCCGCAAGTTCTCACAGGAGACCGAGCAATCCGCGCAGCGGATACGGGACACCCTGCGGGAGATCCAGGCAGCGATGAAGGGAATCGGCCAATCCATCGGTCAGATTGCCTCAGTGGGACAAGAGCAGGCAGCTTCAACGCAAGAGATCTCCAGCTTCATTGAGGAGATCCGGGCGATGTCGGAGCAGTTGAACCAGTTCGCTCAGAAGCTGTGA
- a CDS encoding DinB family protein, with translation MNKNLIEALEHFEKTANHYLMELDTFSMEQLLRQPGEGEWSLGQMVQHLIQSALYMQLRNIDQCLAGNGEAAGNEAEMTPEGKAIFAGGSFPPVRVHVPPSPQYTPVQPESKEQLIQGLNTVVERMRETLPKLAQAPEHSTVPHPRFGPLTAAEWYLLIEMHYRHHLLQLDRLKDAIAARVQ, from the coding sequence ATGAATAAGAATCTTATAGAAGCTTTAGAGCATTTTGAGAAGACTGCGAATCACTATCTTATGGAATTAGATACCTTCAGTATGGAGCAACTGCTGCGGCAGCCTGGTGAGGGAGAGTGGTCGCTCGGGCAGATGGTCCAGCATTTGATACAATCGGCGCTGTACATGCAGCTCCGTAATATCGATCAGTGTCTGGCCGGGAACGGGGAAGCGGCGGGGAATGAAGCAGAGATGACCCCGGAGGGTAAAGCGATTTTTGCCGGGGGCAGCTTCCCGCCTGTACGTGTTCATGTTCCGCCGTCACCGCAGTATACGCCGGTGCAGCCGGAGAGCAAGGAGCAGTTGATCCAGGGCCTGAACACGGTGGTTGAACGGATGCGGGAGACCCTGCCGAAGCTTGCGCAGGCACCTGAGCACAGCACTGTCCCTCATCCCCGGTTCGGCCCCTTGACTGCAGCAGAATGGTATCTGCTGATCGAGATGCACTACCGCCACCACTTGCTGCAGCTGGACCGGTTGAAGGATGCAATAGCGGCACGAGTACAATAG
- a CDS encoding helix-turn-helix transcriptional regulator translates to MNKTDRMLAIVLELQRKGVVRAEDLASVFETSVRTIYRDIQALSEAGVPVVGATGQGYSLVKGYFLPPVSFTAEEAVTLLIGTDFVEQRFDTQYGHQASAAGRKIEAVLPEGVKENAARIRQSIRLLSTRKDRLQGQEKEYMEQIRRAILEQRKISFGYIKGRQEADGSHRSVRTASPYGLVLNRGAWTLVAWCGLRQEIRHFRLSRMSGLTILDDRFEAPADFDLHEYQPEDDRHVRVCILVQPEIAGKAAESGNFYLEEVEDRADGRLMTFRVRQPEDLLQWVLGWGSGAVVLEPEALRKLVRAEAARMLERY, encoded by the coding sequence ATGAACAAGACAGACCGCATGTTAGCCATCGTACTGGAGCTGCAGCGCAAAGGGGTCGTACGGGCAGAGGATCTGGCGTCCGTCTTCGAGACGAGTGTAAGAACCATCTACCGCGATATCCAGGCGCTTAGTGAAGCCGGAGTGCCAGTGGTAGGAGCTACGGGTCAGGGATATTCACTGGTAAAAGGGTATTTCCTGCCCCCGGTCAGCTTCACGGCTGAGGAGGCTGTGACCCTGCTGATCGGAACGGATTTCGTGGAGCAGCGGTTCGACACTCAGTATGGTCACCAGGCCTCCGCAGCAGGCCGGAAGATTGAAGCGGTTCTGCCGGAGGGTGTCAAGGAGAATGCCGCCCGCATCCGCCAGAGCATCCGGCTGCTGAGTACCCGTAAAGATAGGCTGCAAGGACAGGAGAAGGAGTACATGGAGCAGATCCGACGCGCGATTCTGGAGCAGCGGAAGATCAGCTTCGGGTATATAAAGGGGAGACAGGAAGCTGACGGAAGTCACCGCAGTGTCCGAACCGCCTCGCCGTATGGACTTGTCCTGAACAGAGGCGCATGGACCCTGGTTGCCTGGTGCGGGCTGCGGCAGGAGATCCGTCATTTCCGCTTATCCAGAATGAGCGGGCTTACCATTCTGGATGACCGGTTCGAAGCACCTGCGGATTTCGATCTGCACGAGTACCAGCCGGAGGATGACCGCCATGTACGCGTGTGCATTTTGGTTCAGCCGGAGATAGCGGGCAAGGCGGCTGAATCCGGGAACTTTTATCTGGAGGAAGTGGAGGACCGGGCAGACGGCAGGCTTATGACCTTCCGCGTGCGCCAGCCCGAGGACCTGCTGCAATGGGTGCTTGGCTGGGGATCGGGGGCGGTTGTCCTGGAGCCGGAAGCCTTGCGGAAGCTTGTGCGGGCCGAAGCGGCGAGAATGCTGGAACGCTACTGA
- a CDS encoding amino acid permease has translation MAQTELKRELANRHVQLIAIGGTIGTGLFLGSGKAIQQAGPSIMLTYLIVGIAVFFVMRALGELLLSKAGYQSFTDIAEDYLGPRAAFITGWTYWFCWIMTAMADVIAVGVYVQYWFDIPQWVPAVICLIILLGLNLLTVKSFGELEFWFALIKVVTILALIGLGIVLLVTQFKTDAGSVSVRNLWEHGGVFPNGVKGFLFSFQMVVFAYVGVELVGVSAAETANPEKNIPSAINKIPLRILFFYVGALFVLLCINPWTQLSASESPFVRTFSLVGIPVAAGIINFVVLTSAASACNSGMFSTSRILYNLSRRNQASPQLGKLNRNHVPANSLFISTIVISAGALLSKLIPGQAFGIVTTISAICFIWVWGVVLVCHIKYKRNRPDLHATSKFKAPFTPVINYAVLALFATILIIMLFADETRPALLFTPLWFILLFVLYSIRSRKEKSEQEISIINT, from the coding sequence ATGGCACAGACAGAATTAAAAAGAGAGCTTGCGAACCGGCATGTTCAGCTAATCGCCATCGGAGGTACGATCGGCACAGGATTATTCCTGGGCTCAGGCAAGGCGATTCAGCAGGCCGGGCCTTCCATTATGCTCACGTATCTGATCGTGGGGATTGCCGTGTTTTTTGTGATGCGGGCGCTGGGGGAGCTGCTGCTCTCGAAGGCGGGGTATCAGTCTTTTACAGATATTGCTGAGGATTACTTGGGGCCGCGCGCGGCCTTCATTACAGGCTGGACCTACTGGTTCTGCTGGATTATGACGGCGATGGCCGATGTGATTGCGGTGGGTGTCTATGTGCAGTACTGGTTCGATATTCCGCAGTGGGTGCCGGCCGTGATCTGCCTGATCATTCTGCTCGGGCTCAATCTGCTCACGGTCAAAAGCTTCGGCGAACTCGAATTCTGGTTTGCTCTGATCAAGGTGGTTACGATTCTGGCTCTGATCGGCCTGGGGATTGTCCTGCTGGTGACCCAGTTCAAGACGGATGCTGGCTCAGTGTCAGTCCGCAATCTCTGGGAGCACGGGGGCGTGTTCCCGAACGGAGTGAAGGGCTTCCTGTTCTCCTTCCAGATGGTGGTATTCGCCTATGTCGGCGTGGAGCTGGTGGGGGTATCGGCAGCGGAGACGGCTAATCCTGAGAAAAACATCCCGTCCGCGATCAACAAAATTCCGCTGCGGATTCTCTTCTTCTATGTCGGCGCGCTCTTCGTGCTGCTGTGCATTAATCCCTGGACCCAGCTTAGCGCGTCTGAAAGTCCGTTCGTGCGCACCTTCAGTCTGGTCGGCATTCCCGTCGCTGCGGGCATTATCAATTTCGTTGTCTTAACCTCGGCGGCCTCCGCCTGCAACAGCGGGATGTTCTCGACCAGCCGGATTCTCTACAATCTGAGCAGACGGAATCAGGCCTCCCCTCAGCTCGGCAAGCTGAACCGGAATCATGTACCTGCGAATTCCCTATTCATTTCTACTATAGTGATCTCTGCCGGGGCACTGCTCAGCAAGCTTATTCCGGGTCAGGCCTTCGGCATCGTGACTACGATCAGCGCCATTTGCTTCATCTGGGTCTGGGGCGTTGTGCTGGTCTGCCATATCAAGTATAAAAGGAACCGCCCGGACTTACATGCCACTTCCAAATTTAAAGCGCCGTTCACCCCGGTAATTAACTATGCTGTCCTGGCGCTGTTCGCCACCATTCTGATCATCATGCTCTTTGCCGATGAGACCCGTCCAGCGCTGCTGTTCACCCCGCTCTGGTTCATCCTGCTGTTCGTTCTGTATTCCATTCGAAGCCGTAAGGAGAAAAGTGAACAGGAAATCAGTATAATCAATACATAA
- a CDS encoding DUF5643 domain-containing protein: MYTISLNTMKKAMIATAVTAVLGGAVVGGGFTVPVAAAANVNKDAKADSAFAASDNATLKAVFQKGLAAAPNQAVTQEGVTLTLTDLIYDSNQLIAGIRQEGGTVDKNGSFMDQTRNMDVLINGKKLLFDTSIIPNLEDTDTALIYLSKGAMKQQIPDKFDLTLKAYANGVKEPFIFKVQVNKLGTLLSLKPGVSKKNNKFNYTVNSFEMTALTMSLQVTFKGEVPAAAKSKVNNPERMLYDLVDEKGNVISPWGKPFEKVRTSGSEEQNYSAFPAVPKSISVKPFTYSKDASGKMFKDKQGQWAKTYYKDLETKITVK; the protein is encoded by the coding sequence ATGTACACGATCAGCTTAAATACGATGAAGAAAGCAATGATAGCAACAGCAGTAACTGCTGTACTCGGAGGGGCAGTTGTCGGCGGGGGATTCACTGTACCCGTAGCGGCGGCAGCCAATGTCAACAAGGATGCTAAGGCTGACAGCGCGTTCGCGGCCAGCGACAACGCCACTCTGAAGGCTGTTTTCCAGAAAGGGCTTGCTGCTGCTCCGAATCAGGCCGTGACCCAGGAGGGGGTAACCCTGACACTAACCGATCTGATCTATGACAGTAATCAACTTATCGCAGGCATCCGGCAGGAGGGAGGGACGGTGGACAAGAACGGTTCTTTCATGGACCAGACCAGGAATATGGACGTGTTAATCAATGGGAAAAAGCTGCTGTTTGATACTTCCATCATTCCCAATTTGGAAGATACGGACACAGCCTTGATCTATTTGAGTAAGGGAGCCATGAAGCAGCAAATCCCGGACAAATTCGACCTGACGCTGAAGGCATACGCCAACGGGGTGAAGGAGCCGTTTATTTTTAAAGTTCAAGTAAACAAGCTGGGAACCCTGTTAAGCCTGAAGCCGGGCGTCTCCAAGAAGAACAACAAATTCAATTATACGGTGAATTCCTTCGAGATGACCGCGTTAACGATGTCTCTGCAGGTGACCTTTAAGGGGGAAGTTCCGGCAGCGGCCAAGTCCAAGGTGAACAACCCGGAAAGAATGTTATATGACCTTGTGGACGAGAAAGGAAATGTGATTTCGCCATGGGGCAAGCCGTTTGAGAAAGTCCGGACAAGCGGTTCCGAGGAACAGAACTATAGTGCATTCCCAGCCGTTCCGAAGTCCATTAGCGTTAAGCCTTTTACGTATTCCAAAGATGCCAGCGGGAAGATGTTCAAAGACAAGCAGGGTCAGTGGGCTAAAACTTATTATAAAGACCTGGAAACCAAAATTACGGTTAAATAA
- a CDS encoding ABC transporter permease, whose protein sequence is MANPVPQAMNTKLATPPQGRFGRLLHNIVRYRVLLLMLLPTSIIFFINCYIPMFGLFIAFKNINYVDGIMGSPWAGLDNFRFLFATSDALRVTINTVGYNVVFIISGLILSVSLAIAINEVRNKLASKFFQTVMIMPNFLSMVVVSFIVYAFLHPEYGFLVKHILPMFGYSSVNAYMHPNAWPYILWITKMWHSIGIGSVIYLAAITGISEELYEAAVMDGASKWQQITKITLPLLTPIMVILTILNMGGIFRSDFGLFYHVTLDSGALRSTTDVIDTYVYRGLIQLNDLGMSSAANFYQSVVGFFLVIGANALARKLNRDTALF, encoded by the coding sequence ATGGCAAATCCCGTACCACAAGCTATGAACACCAAGTTAGCGACACCGCCCCAGGGCCGTTTCGGCCGTCTGCTGCACAATATCGTGCGATACCGGGTGCTGCTGCTGATGCTGCTGCCCACATCGATTATCTTTTTCATCAACTGCTATATTCCGATGTTCGGATTATTCATTGCCTTCAAGAACATCAACTACGTGGACGGCATTATGGGCAGTCCCTGGGCCGGGCTCGACAACTTCCGGTTCCTGTTCGCCACCTCTGACGCCCTGCGCGTAACCATCAACACCGTGGGGTACAATGTGGTCTTCATTATCTCAGGCCTCATTCTCTCCGTCTCGCTGGCGATTGCGATCAATGAGGTGCGAAACAAGCTGGCTTCGAAGTTCTTCCAGACCGTCATGATTATGCCGAACTTCCTGTCCATGGTCGTGGTCAGCTTCATCGTCTATGCCTTCCTGCACCCGGAGTACGGCTTCCTGGTCAAGCATATTCTGCCAATGTTCGGCTACTCCTCAGTGAATGCCTATATGCATCCTAACGCATGGCCTTACATTCTGTGGATCACCAAAATGTGGCACTCCATCGGGATCGGCAGCGTCATCTACCTTGCAGCCATCACCGGCATCAGTGAAGAGCTGTACGAAGCTGCGGTGATGGACGGCGCCAGCAAATGGCAGCAGATCACCAAGATTACCCTGCCGCTGCTCACGCCGATCATGGTCATTCTCACGATTCTTAACATGGGCGGCATCTTCCGCTCTGACTTCGGGCTGTTCTACCATGTGACCCTGGACTCCGGTGCGCTGCGCTCAACTACGGACGTCATCGACACCTATGTCTACCGGGGCCTGATCCAGCTCAACGACCTGGGGATGTCCTCAGCAGCGAACTTCTATCAATCGGTCGTCGGCTTCTTCCTGGTCATCGGCGCGAACGCTCTGGCCCGCAAGCTGAACCGCGATACGGCGCTTTTCTAG
- a CDS encoding carbohydrate ABC transporter permease: protein MTTASRSNPYTKGSTTAQIILNVFFIAFSLACILPILLIVAISLTNEKALTLQGYKFWPDHIDASAYQYLFKHSETLVKAYGVSLTVTVIGTVLAVLLIALYAYPLYRKDFPFKKTFNFYLLITMLFSGGLVPFYLLYVNYLDLKDSLVALILPGLSNAFYIFITRTFFQQTIPEEMIESGKLDGASEWRIFFQLVLPISLPVLATIGLFTTLMYWNDWFNSMLFINDTDKFSLQYVMIQMIRQAEFFKTQLAGSGVALMVQESVPTESLRMAMVVLSIGPILFIYPFFQKYFTKGLTIGAIKG, encoded by the coding sequence ATGACTACTGCATCCCGAAGCAACCCTTATACCAAAGGCTCCACTACCGCCCAGATTATTCTGAATGTATTCTTCATCGCCTTCAGCCTGGCATGTATTCTGCCGATCCTGCTCATTGTCGCCATCTCCTTAACCAACGAGAAGGCCTTGACGCTGCAGGGTTACAAGTTCTGGCCCGATCATATCGATGCGTCTGCGTACCAATATCTGTTCAAGCATTCGGAGACACTGGTTAAGGCGTATGGCGTCAGCCTGACGGTTACGGTGATCGGAACGGTGCTGGCCGTGCTGCTGATTGCGCTGTATGCGTATCCGCTCTACCGGAAGGATTTTCCCTTCAAAAAAACATTCAACTTCTACCTGCTGATCACCATGCTGTTCTCGGGAGGGCTTGTCCCCTTCTATCTGCTGTACGTGAACTATCTCGATCTGAAGGACTCGCTGGTTGCGCTGATCCTGCCCGGCCTGTCCAATGCCTTCTATATCTTCATCACCCGTACCTTCTTCCAGCAGACGATCCCGGAGGAGATGATTGAATCCGGCAAGCTGGACGGGGCTTCGGAATGGCGGATATTCTTCCAGCTTGTGCTTCCGATCTCCCTGCCTGTTCTGGCTACGATCGGTCTGTTCACTACACTGATGTATTGGAATGACTGGTTCAACTCCATGCTATTCATTAATGACACCGACAAGTTCTCCCTGCAATACGTCATGATTCAGATGATCCGCCAGGCGGAATTCTTCAAAACCCAGCTTGCCGGCAGCGGTGTCGCCCTGATGGTACAGGAATCCGTTCCGACCGAAAGTCTGCGGATGGCTATGGTCGTGCTGTCGATTGGTCCGATTCTGTTCATCTATCCGTTCTTCCAGAAGTACTTCACCAAGGGCCTTACGATTGGTGCGATCAAGGGTTAA
- a CDS encoding ABC transporter substrate-binding protein has protein sequence MRTTRSSGTVLAALTAVILGITGCGGGNSGANAPSKAESTAAAATAGTEGSTNPDTSTFRKLKVYTVGNFPQNDTKAVVDEINKYLKEKINAEIDFQGLPWSSWAEKMALAYQSGEQVDLTFAPNWADFANNVAKGAFLPLDDLLAKYGQGIKETLDPRFLDGGTVDGKIYAIPTNKEIGESHTIMFRKDLVDKYGFDVNSIETLEDLEPWLQTIKEKEPAIAPIWLSGSGSDTLGYFDKTRESMKENFRYELVAGAPAGIVLDTKTDKMVISSMESDTAIYRMKLYGDWFSKGYINKDAATTKTSTEDAFKAGKTWMKFGSDKPDSDKEDSIATGIELVKLKGNEPEISTASVSNSMMAIGRTSIDPERTMMLLNLLHTDPVLVNLIDFGVEGRQYVKVEGKENFIKLPDGIATRADTGWAPGIEWMFGNQTITYLWEGESADKWEKFKAYNESAHKVKSFGFNFNTDAVKTQVSVVSNIIKEFRPLLETGSLGVDKVLTEYNKKLKANGIEEIRAEVQKQYDAWKAKQS, from the coding sequence ATGAGAACAACAAGAAGCTCAGGCACGGTGCTTGCCGCTCTGACTGCCGTGATACTGGGCATTACCGGATGCGGCGGGGGCAACTCGGGTGCAAACGCCCCGTCCAAGGCAGAATCGACAGCAGCAGCCGCAACAGCAGGCACGGAAGGCAGTACGAATCCTGATACTTCAACGTTCCGCAAGCTGAAAGTGTACACGGTCGGGAATTTCCCGCAGAATGATACCAAGGCGGTTGTAGATGAGATCAACAAGTATCTCAAAGAGAAAATCAACGCCGAGATTGACTTCCAGGGACTCCCTTGGTCCTCCTGGGCCGAGAAGATGGCACTGGCTTACCAGTCCGGTGAACAGGTCGATCTGACCTTCGCCCCCAACTGGGCCGACTTCGCCAATAACGTAGCCAAAGGCGCGTTCCTTCCGCTGGATGATCTGTTAGCCAAGTATGGACAAGGCATCAAGGAGACCCTTGATCCCCGCTTCCTGGACGGCGGAACCGTAGACGGCAAAATCTATGCGATTCCTACCAATAAAGAAATTGGTGAGAGCCATACCATTATGTTCCGCAAGGATCTGGTAGATAAATACGGATTCGATGTGAACTCGATTGAGACGCTGGAGGATCTGGAGCCATGGCTGCAGACGATCAAGGAGAAGGAACCGGCTATTGCGCCGATCTGGCTCTCCGGCAGCGGCTCCGATACCCTGGGCTACTTCGACAAGACCAGAGAGAGCATGAAGGAGAACTTCCGTTATGAGCTGGTGGCCGGCGCTCCTGCCGGAATCGTACTGGATACCAAGACTGATAAGATGGTGATCAGCTCCATGGAGTCCGACACCGCAATCTACCGGATGAAGCTCTACGGCGACTGGTTCAGCAAAGGCTACATCAATAAAGATGCTGCAACGACCAAAACCAGTACTGAAGACGCTTTCAAGGCCGGCAAGACCTGGATGAAATTCGGTTCAGACAAACCGGATTCCGACAAGGAAGATTCCATCGCCACCGGCATTGAGCTGGTGAAGCTGAAGGGGAATGAACCCGAGATCAGTACTGCCAGCGTCAGCAACTCCATGATGGCCATCGGACGCACCTCGATTGATCCCGAGCGGACCATGATGCTGCTGAACCTTCTGCATACCGACCCGGTGCTGGTCAATCTCATTGACTTCGGTGTAGAAGGACGGCAATATGTGAAGGTGGAAGGCAAGGAGAACTTCATCAAGCTGCCTGACGGCATTGCTACCCGTGCCGATACCGGCTGGGCGCCGGGCATTGAATGGATGTTCGGTAACCAGACCATAACCTATCTGTGGGAAGGCGAAAGCGCCGACAAGTGGGAGAAATTCAAGGCTTATAACGAGAGCGCCCATAAGGTGAAGTCCTTCGGCTTCAACTTCAATACCGACGCTGTCAAAACACAGGTCTCCGTGGTCAGCAACATTATCAAGGAATTCCGCCCGCTGCTGGAAACGGGCAGCCTGGGTGTAGATAAGGTGCTTACGGAGTACAATAAGAAGCTTAAGGCTAACGGCATTGAAGAGATCCGCGCCGAGGTTCAGAAGCAATACGATGCCTGGAAGGCCAAACAATCCTAA